DNA from Candidatus Poribacteria bacterium:
GCCTCTTTTTTGATACACAGCAAGGACTGATCCCCTTACTTGAACACTACAAATTCACTGTCGAGGAGAACACACCGATAGAGCAGGAGGTGGCGTTGGACCCCGAGCTGCTCGGCAGAGTGTTTGAAAATCTACTCGCCGCCTACAATCCGGAAACCGGTGCGACGGTGCGTAAACAGACCGGTTCCTACTACACCCCACGTGCCATCGTCGACTACATGGTGGAAGAAGCGTTAGTCGCCACGTTATCCCAAAAATGCAACCCAACCGATGGTGACGCAAAACTCTGGGATGAACGCTTACACTATCTCCTCGACTATGCCCAAGCGTTTGACGATGCCAACGAATGGTTTGATGATGTCGAAACAGACGCGATCGTCCGAGCGATTTCCGAACTCAAGATCTTGGATCCCGCAGTCGGTTCCGGTGCGTTCCCGATGGGAATGCTCCACAAACTGACGCTCGCACTCCGTCGACTTGATCCAGATAACACCCGATGGGAAAAGTTACAGAAGGAACGCGCCGTCCAACGCGCAGAAGTCGCTTTCGATACACAAGACGACGAAGCACGCCGTGAAGAACTCGTTGAAATTGACGAAACCTTCAAACGCTACCGAAATTCAGACTTCGGACGCAAGTTATACCTCATCCAAAACAGCATCTTCGGTATAGACATCCAATCTGTAGCGTGCCAGATCGCCAAACTCCGTTTTTTCATATCTCTCGCAATTGAGCAGGAACCGGAGCAGAACGCAGAGAATTTCGGTATCAAACCCTTGCCAAATTTGGAGACACGTTTTATCGCTGCAAACACGTTAATAGGTCTCAAAGCACAAGGAACGTTAACGAGCAACACAGCGCAAGAGTTGGAACGGGCACTGCGCGACAATCGCGAGCAGCATTTCCACGCCACGACCCGCCAACGCAAACGCGCCTGCAAGATTAAGGACGAAGAATTGCGAGCAGAATTGGCAACCGAACTAAAGCATTTCGGCATGCCCGCCGATGATGCTGAAAGGATTGCCCGTTGGGACCCGTACGACCAAAACGACTCTGCAGATTGGTTTGACTCGGAATGGATGTTTGGAATCACCGAAGGGTTTGATGTAGTGATTGGCAATCCGCCTTATATTCAATTGCAAAAGGAGGGTGGACGGCTTGGAAAACTTTATCAAAACGTAGGATTTAAAACCTTCATCCGCACCGGTGATATTTACTGTTTGTTCTATGAAAAAGCGAATCAACTTTTGAAAAACGACGGATATGTCTGTTTTATCACTTCTAATAAATGGATGCGCGCTGGCTACGGTAAAAAGTTGCGGGATTACTTTGTAACCCTCACCCAACCGATCCAACTGCTGGATATGGGACCAGATGTATTTGATGCTACTGTGGACACGAACATCTTGCTTTTCCAAAAGATTGTATCCAATGCTCCTACTGCTTTTGTAGGCGTATCTCTCGGAGCAGATTTTGACAGACAGACCAACAATATAGCCCAATATTTGAGTGATAATGGCGCGACTATAGAGATGCCCGCTAAAGGTGAACCGTGGGCGATACTCTCATCTGCTGAACTGAACCTGAAACGCAAAATAGAAGATGTCGGTAAACCGCTTAAAGATTGGGATATAAAAATTAGTTTTGGAATTAAAACAGGTTGTAACGAGGCATTCATCATAGACGAAGACACGCGAGAAGAATTTATAGAGCAAGACCCGAAGTCTGCCGAAATTATCAAACCACTTTTGCGTGGTCGAAATATTGAACGATATAATGCCCCGTGGGTTGGATTATATTTAATCAGTACTTTTCCAGCACTTAATTTGCATATCAACGACTATCTTGCAATTAAGAATTATCTTATAGAATTTGGTAAAGATCGATTGGAACAAATTGGCAAAATACTGCCTGACGGCACTAAATCTCGTAAAAAGACAGGCAATAAATGGTTTGAAACACAAGATCAAATTGCCTATTACCCCGAATTTGAAAAAGAGAAGATTGTCTGGAAACGGATCGGTTCAATATTGCGTTTCGCATATATTCAACAGCCGATGTTGTGCCTTGATAGTACTTGCATTGCTACAGGTGAAAAGGTTAGGTTTCTTACTGCCGTATTAAACTCACGTGTATCTCATTATCAATTGTTTGGTCTCGCTCCCAAAACAGGAACTGGAGATTTGATTGTAAGCGTTCAGGCATTAGAACCGCTTCTCGTCCCGCCTATCACAAAAGCAAACCAACACCTTGCCGAACAGATTGAAATGCGAGTTGACAAAATCCTTGACGCTAAACACATTGACCCTGAAGCAGACACCGCCATCCTTGAAGATGAGATTGATAAACTGGTGTATGAACTGTATAATTTAACGGAAGATGAGATTGCGATTGTGGAGGGCAGTGTCTGAATCGCGGATGACGCGGATGACACGGATGACGCGGATTTTAAGCACATCACATCGGCATAACCCACAGGCGCGTCAATATCCAATATTAGCAAACATCAGAATATAACTTAATGACACAAAGTCAATAATCCGCGAAATCTGCGTAATCCGCGAGAATCCGTGATTCAGACAAGAAAGAAGTTGTAATAGTGGAGGGAAAAGAATGA
Protein-coding regions in this window:
- a CDS encoding Eco57I restriction-modification methylase domain-containing protein gives rise to the protein FRKHAESVKLVFQFTSDEVTDDIQQKLFESEAFDKGNIKSFLFCAVELKDNTYSRTKYAEFTREINKRLFAPTVILFRAGNRLTVAFADRRPDKTDEDRDVLGQVTLIKDIRLNNPHRAHLDILSELSLEECVKWIDEKQKPKNFDGLLSAWLAKLDTEELNKQFYRKLFAWYEWAIETATFPTDENRTLQPEEHIIRLITRLLFIWFIKEKRLVTDALFNKAQIQDLLKEDDFDNGDAYYRAVLQNLFFATLNTEIDKRKFSTVGYATNRDFSRYRYKDQMRDSDRLLELFGKTPFINGGLFDCLDSWEATGKESYRIDCFSDNQYHKLSIPNRLFFDTQQGLIPLLEHYKFTVEENTPIEQEVALDPELLGRVFENLLAAYNPETGATVRKQTGSYYTPRAIVDYMVEEALVATLSQKCNPTDGDAKLWDERLHYLLDYAQAFDDANEWFDDVETDAIVRAISELKILDPAVGSGAFPMGMLHKLTLALRRLDPDNTRWEKLQKERAVQRAEVAFDTQDDEARREELVEIDETFKRYRNSDFGRKLYLIQNSIFGIDIQSVACQIAKLRFFISLAIEQEPEQNAENFGIKPLPNLETRFIAANTLIGLKAQGTLTSNTAQELERALRDNREQHFHATTRQRKRACKIKDEELRAELATELKHFGMPADDAERIARWDPYDQNDSADWFDSEWMFGITEGFDVVIGNPPYIQLQKEGGRLGKLYQNVGFKTFIRTGDIYCLFYEKANQLLKNDGYVCFITSNKWMRAGYGKKLRDYFVTLTQPIQLLDMGPDVFDATVDTNILLFQKIVSNAPTAFVGVSLGADFDRQTNNIAQYLSDNGATIEMPAKGEPWAILSSAELNLKRKIEDVGKPLKDWDIKISFGIKTGCNEAFIIDEDTREEFIEQDPKSAEIIKPLLRGRNIERYNAPWVGLYLISTFPALNLHINDYLAIKNYLIEFGKDRLEQIGKILPDGTKSRKKTGNKWFETQDQIAYYPEFEKEKIVWKRIGSILRFAYIQQPMLCLDSTCIATGEKVRFLTAVLNSRVSHYQLFGLAPKTGTGDLIVSVQALEPLLVPPITKANQHLAEQIEMRVDKILDAKHIDPEADTAILEDEIDKLVYELYNLTEDEIAIVEGSV